From Methanoculleus oceani, a single genomic window includes:
- a CDS encoding LEA type 2 family protein, with product MSWQTSIPAGGMRRTAVTLLIAVLLCSAGCVVPALREPTITLSGVAVENITPGSIDLSLRLVVDNPNPVGATLARVSFDVYFFDDREWVFLAHGEQEGIAIRPNGETAVTIPVTVDNLRLVQAFLRGLADGAVTLRVSGSGVLDFGITTFEVPFERTVEVGLGQA from the coding sequence ATGTCGTGGCAGACCTCTATCCCGGCAGGGGGGATGCGGCGCACCGCCGTCACCCTCCTTATCGCCGTCCTGCTCTGCAGCGCCGGCTGTGTGGTTCCCGCGCTCCGGGAACCGACCATCACCCTCAGCGGGGTCGCGGTCGAGAACATCACCCCGGGGAGCATCGACCTCTCGCTCCGGCTGGTCGTCGATAACCCCAACCCCGTCGGCGCCACCCTGGCCCGGGTCTCGTTCGACGTCTACTTCTTCGACGACAGAGAATGGGTCTTCCTCGCACACGGGGAGCAGGAGGGGATTGCAATCCGGCCCAATGGCGAGACCGCCGTCACCATCCCGGTGACCGTCGATAACCTGCGGCTCGTGCAGGCGTTCCTCCGGGGCCTCGCGGACGGGGCGGTCACGCTCCGGGTGAGCGGCTCGGGGGTCCTCGACTTCGGCATTACGACCTTCGAGGTCCCTTTCGAACGGACGGTGGAGGTGGGGTTGGGTCAGGCCTGA
- a CDS encoding ketopantoate reductase family protein: protein MTCFIRYGSRHPGRKAFANGLPDGGDHPVIETTRNRPIDDGGGPRVCGTSHDAASLSSPAPNRDYEQMESLQRPVVPILGAGAVGLSLAGKLESVATVYAACRPAHAGAIRERGLVMEGIWGNGTVDGITCVSGSQEVPPGVDFIIVTAKGTDTRAICEEYAAVIRGRPVASLQNGIGNEEIIAGYTDTVIGGTVTTNFSVLGPGHVRVLSESAPMRLGVWSGDGGAALDLLIGVIRSAGIPVEADNDIRSGKWAKALLNIAVNPICALLRAPVEVAADGEVRETVAALIRETFAVAGAEGVRLPWATADDYLAHLFSVQVPDFAAVYPSMYYDLRRGRRTEIDLLNGYIACLGERHGIETPHNRCIAGLVRYAEAHPDAP from the coding sequence GTGACATGCTTCATCAGGTACGGTTCTCGGCACCCGGGACGAAAAGCGTTCGCCAACGGGCTCCCCGACGGTGGCGATCACCCGGTCATCGAGACGACCCGGAACCGGCCGATCGATGACGGGGGCGGACCCCGGGTCTGCGGCACGAGTCATGATGCCGCATCATTATCTTCTCCCGCGCCCAACCGGGACTACGAACAGATGGAATCGCTACAACGTCCGGTCGTCCCGATCCTCGGCGCGGGGGCGGTCGGCCTCTCGCTCGCCGGGAAACTGGAGAGCGTCGCGACGGTCTATGCGGCCTGCCGCCCGGCGCATGCCGGCGCGATCCGGGAGCGGGGCCTCGTGATGGAGGGGATCTGGGGGAACGGCACCGTCGATGGGATTACCTGCGTCTCCGGGTCGCAGGAGGTCCCACCCGGGGTCGACTTCATCATCGTCACCGCGAAGGGCACCGATACCCGGGCGATCTGCGAGGAGTACGCCGCGGTGATCCGGGGCCGGCCGGTAGCAAGCCTCCAGAACGGCATCGGGAACGAAGAGATCATTGCTGGGTACACCGACACCGTCATCGGCGGGACCGTGACGACGAACTTCTCGGTCCTCGGGCCCGGGCATGTCCGGGTCCTGAGCGAGAGCGCCCCGATGCGCCTCGGGGTCTGGTCCGGCGACGGTGGCGCCGCCCTCGACCTTCTGATCGGCGTCATCCGGTCGGCCGGCATCCCGGTCGAGGCCGACAACGATATCCGCTCAGGGAAGTGGGCGAAAGCCCTCCTCAACATCGCGGTGAACCCGATCTGCGCCCTCCTCCGGGCCCCGGTCGAGGTCGCCGCCGACGGGGAGGTCCGGGAGACCGTAGCCGCCCTCATCCGCGAAACCTTCGCCGTCGCCGGCGCAGAAGGGGTGCGGCTCCCCTGGGCGACCGCCGACGACTACCTCGCCCACCTCTTTTCGGTGCAGGTGCCCGACTTCGCCGCGGTCTACCCCTCCATGTACTACGACCTCCGGCGCGGCCGCCGGACGGAGATCGACCTCCTCAACGGGTATATCGCGTGCCTCGGGGAGCGCCACGGCATCGAGACGCCGCACAACCGGTGCATCGCCGGCCTCGTCCGCTACGCGGAGGCGCACCCGGACGCACCGTGA
- a CDS encoding GNAT family N-acetyltransferase, with translation MPEHTLTPVGLADRRTVVDIFNYYVENTFAAYPEEKVPYAFFDVILGIARDYPVVAVRDGDGGVAGFGMLRPHNPMPAFARTAEVTCFLRPELTGRGIGSEVLGYLEAEGRKRGIACILASISSLNEGSIRFHRRHGFIECGRFGNVGSKRGVLFDTVWMQKEI, from the coding sequence ATGCCGGAACACACCCTGACTCCGGTCGGACTCGCCGACCGGAGGACCGTCGTCGATATCTTCAACTACTACGTCGAGAACACCTTTGCCGCCTACCCGGAGGAGAAGGTGCCCTATGCCTTCTTCGACGTGATCCTCGGGATCGCCCGGGATTACCCGGTCGTCGCGGTACGGGACGGAGACGGCGGGGTCGCCGGGTTCGGGATGCTCCGCCCGCACAACCCGATGCCGGCGTTCGCCCGGACCGCCGAGGTAACCTGCTTCCTGCGGCCCGAACTGACCGGGCGCGGGATCGGGTCGGAGGTGCTCGGCTACCTGGAGGCCGAGGGAAGGAAGCGCGGGATCGCCTGCATCCTTGCGAGCATCTCGTCGCTGAACGAGGGGAGCATCCGGTTCCACCGGCGGCACGGATTTATCGAGTGCGGGCGCTTTGGGAACGTCGGGTCCAAACGCGGGGTCCTTTTCGACACCGTCTGGATGCAGAAGGAGATTTGA
- a CDS encoding UbiA family prenyltransferase — protein MRETLVALADLTRAHFFFVWPLLFCSGLALAFENYGGFSWELVGRAALIGLFGFEAGFVLNDYVDREYDRRDVNGSLTRYWRPFGKRPIPAGKLSPRAAFAVFLLLAGLAAALAATLPSPHNLYVLGIMGYSYLVEYFYQTKKRDQTLPVAQVIGRTDFALFPVAGYLVYGSPDATALLFFLFFYPWTLAHLGANDIADVVNDRARGMVTVPRLTFGLTGSAPEDPTPLLYGMKGAAVWVLGFSVVHAVMALVFGLTLGPVTLAGFAAGLALLGMANYLILRGKSPEAAMRALPLMHATVIVYAAAIIAGAFL, from the coding sequence ATGAGAGAGACCCTTGTCGCGCTCGCAGACCTCACCCGCGCCCATTTCTTCTTCGTCTGGCCCCTGCTCTTCTGCTCGGGACTCGCGCTCGCGTTTGAGAACTACGGCGGATTCTCGTGGGAACTTGTCGGCCGGGCGGCGCTCATCGGGCTCTTCGGGTTCGAAGCCGGATTCGTCTTGAACGACTACGTCGACCGGGAGTACGACCGGCGGGACGTCAATGGCTCGCTCACCCGCTACTGGCGGCCGTTCGGCAAGCGGCCGATACCGGCGGGAAAACTCTCCCCCCGGGCGGCCTTCGCCGTCTTCCTCCTCCTCGCCGGGCTTGCGGCCGCGCTCGCCGCAACCCTGCCTTCGCCCCACAACCTCTACGTCCTCGGCATCATGGGCTACTCGTACCTGGTCGAGTACTTCTACCAGACAAAGAAGCGGGACCAGACCCTGCCGGTCGCCCAGGTGATCGGGCGTACGGACTTCGCCCTCTTCCCCGTCGCCGGCTACCTTGTGTACGGGAGCCCGGACGCAACCGCCCTCCTCTTCTTCCTCTTCTTCTACCCCTGGACGCTCGCCCACCTCGGGGCGAACGACATCGCCGACGTCGTGAACGACCGTGCCCGGGGGATGGTGACGGTCCCGCGTCTGACCTTCGGTCTGACCGGGTCGGCTCCGGAGGACCCGACTCCGCTCCTCTACGGCATGAAGGGCGCGGCCGTCTGGGTCCTCGGCTTCTCGGTCGTCCACGCCGTCATGGCGCTCGTCTTCGGCCTCACGCTCGGGCCTGTCACGCTCGCGGGCTTTGCCGCGGGACTCGCCCTCCTCGGTATGGCAAACTACCTCATCCTCCGGGGGAAGAGCCCGGAAGCGGCGATGCGGGCGCTCCCGCTCATGCATGCAACGGTGATCGTCTACGCCGCGGCGATCATCGCAGGCGCCTTCCTCTGA
- a CDS encoding DUF1294 domain-containing protein has product MVDTLLPGVALAIYALVNAVSFITYYRDKKSAKKNARRTPEKTLLVLALFGPFGAFAAMRAFRHKTQKTAFKLVPVFLCLHLVVAAAFVLGLV; this is encoded by the coding sequence ATGGTGGATACCTTACTGCCGGGGGTTGCTCTGGCAATCTATGCTCTGGTGAACGCCGTCTCGTTCATCACCTATTACCGCGACAAAAAGTCCGCAAAGAAGAATGCACGCAGAACACCGGAGAAGACGCTCCTCGTACTCGCCCTTTTCGGGCCGTTCGGGGCGTTTGCCGCGATGCGTGCCTTCCGGCACAAGACCCAGAAGACAGCGTTCAAGCTCGTTCCTGTCTTTCTCTGCCTGCACCTCGTAGTCGCTGCCGCGTTCGTTCTGGGTCTCGTGTGA
- a CDS encoding pro-sigmaK processing inhibitor BofA family protein: MSLLTGLLALILVVVIAFVLYKAVKSVTGLIINAIVGVILLWLINLLDLMQLVGRPDIPINVITVLICAIGGIFGVLITVVLHLLGIPLTL; encoded by the coding sequence ATGAGCTTACTCACGGGACTTCTCGCGCTGATCCTGGTGGTCGTCATCGCGTTCGTCCTCTACAAGGCCGTCAAGAGTGTAACGGGCCTCATCATCAACGCCATCGTGGGCGTGATCCTGCTCTGGCTTATTAACCTCCTCGACCTGATGCAACTCGTCGGCCGGCCCGACATCCCGATCAACGTGATCACCGTCCTGATCTGTGCGATTGGCGGGATCTTCGGCGTCCTGATCACGGTGGTGCTCCACCTCCTCGGGATACCGCTGACACTCTGA
- a CDS encoding flavodoxin family protein: protein MILIVYYSWQGHTEKVAAALAERVGGRLERIEPVSEVGMFRKAMMAMLGMRAAIRPVQTNLADVDFLVVATPVWSQKIPPYVVEYLSGVTNAAGKPFSVLVEMGGSGAEKAAAIVRKSLEAKGMRFVSSASTLESEVDAGRLGPAIEEFARTIAQAAAPAA from the coding sequence ATGATCCTCATCGTGTACTACTCCTGGCAGGGGCATACGGAGAAGGTGGCGGCGGCGCTTGCGGAGCGGGTCGGTGGCAGACTTGAGAGGATCGAACCGGTCTCCGAGGTGGGGATGTTCAGGAAAGCCATGATGGCGATGCTCGGGATGCGGGCGGCGATACGCCCGGTGCAGACGAACCTCGCCGACGTCGACTTCCTGGTCGTCGCAACCCCGGTCTGGTCGCAGAAGATCCCGCCCTACGTCGTCGAGTACCTCTCGGGGGTCACGAACGCCGCGGGAAAACCCTTCTCGGTGCTCGTAGAGATGGGCGGTTCCGGGGCGGAGAAGGCGGCTGCGATCGTGAGGAAGAGCCTCGAAGCAAAAGGGATGCGGTTCGTCTCGTCGGCATCCACGCTCGAGAGCGAGGTCGATGCCGGGCGGCTCGGCCCGGCGATCGAGGAGTTTGCCCGGACGATTGCGCAGGCTGCCGCTCCGGCCGCGTAG
- a CDS encoding cupredoxin domain-containing protein: MTPEVARAAERVTVAIAAENFAFSMKTITVPAGAGVTVNFDNRDDGTPHNVAVYTDSSAATAIFVGEIVTGPDQATYTFTAPETPGTYFFRCDVHPSMNGDFIVE, encoded by the coding sequence GTGACCCCGGAGGTGGCCCGCGCCGCGGAGAGGGTGACGGTCGCGATCGCGGCCGAGAACTTCGCCTTCAGCATGAAGACGATCACGGTCCCGGCGGGTGCGGGGGTGACGGTGAACTTCGACAACCGGGATGACGGCACCCCGCACAACGTCGCGGTCTACACGGACTCCTCGGCGGCCACGGCGATCTTCGTCGGCGAGATCGTCACCGGCCCGGACCAGGCGACCTACACCTTCACGGCACCCGAGACCCCGGGGACCTACTTCTTCCGGTGCGACGTCCATCCCTCGATGAACGGCGACTTCATCGTGGAGTAG
- a CDS encoding restriction endonuclease translates to MKHVTKADGTRQPFDPGKVQRTLRNMGLGAEDAGRIAGEIEESVPDDVRTAAVLRMIRTRARAVRPAVAHRTNLRRALALLRPKPEFEEFVRVLLREHGYRVEAGCILAGLCGEHEVDAIAQKDGATVFVEVKHHASHHRMTGLDEGRIARAIVEDLQEGFRSGRCTVSIDGALIVCNTKLSEHAKRYATCRGIGHIGWDYPVDRNLRTMIEKTQSYPVTIVAGVGASVSARLAAAGFVTAKQVAYGDAAAIAHDAGIPLKEVLLIAGRAREILEP, encoded by the coding sequence ATGAAGCATGTCACGAAGGCCGACGGCACCCGGCAGCCGTTCGACCCGGGGAAGGTGCAGCGGACGCTCCGGAACATGGGTCTCGGTGCGGAGGATGCCGGCCGGATCGCCGGCGAGATCGAGGAATCAGTCCCGGACGACGTGAGAACCGCTGCGGTCCTCCGGATGATCCGCACCCGGGCCCGGGCCGTCCGCCCCGCCGTCGCGCACCGGACCAACCTCCGGAGAGCACTCGCTCTCCTTCGCCCGAAACCGGAGTTCGAGGAGTTCGTGCGGGTTCTCCTCCGGGAGCACGGCTACCGGGTGGAGGCGGGATGCATCCTCGCCGGACTGTGCGGGGAGCACGAAGTGGACGCTATCGCGCAGAAAGACGGGGCCACCGTCTTTGTCGAGGTGAAGCACCACGCGAGCCACCACCGGATGACCGGCCTTGACGAAGGGCGGATCGCCCGGGCGATCGTCGAGGACCTCCAGGAGGGGTTCCGGTCCGGGAGGTGTACCGTCTCGATCGACGGCGCCCTGATCGTCTGCAACACCAAGCTCTCCGAGCACGCGAAACGCTACGCGACGTGCCGGGGGATCGGGCATATCGGGTGGGACTACCCGGTGGACCGGAACCTCCGGACGATGATCGAGAAGACGCAGTCCTATCCCGTCACCATCGTTGCCGGGGTGGGCGCGTCGGTCTCGGCCCGGCTGGCCGCAGCCGGGTTCGTCACGGCGAAGCAGGTCGCCTACGGCGATGCCGCGGCCATCGCCCACGACGCGGGCATCCCCCTCAAGGAGGTGCTGCTGATCGCCGGCCGGGCGCGTGAAATCCTGGAACCATAG
- a CDS encoding DUF2341 domain-containing protein, whose protein sequence is MNHGWVVLVGGVIALLLIAPAGAVPAITANVTYAGVPAAVNFTDTSGIVDVVSRTWSFGDGTAQNIPGAQERSVVHAYPDPGSYNVTLSIATFSSVVTTTATVETFAHRQAVPVENPSGVDGLAVLFNATHLPGMQPDFADIRFTDGAAIPYWIENVTEGSHARVWLALPANATAVTMVYGNPEARDAGDPDAVFLFFEDYERGDLSRWSFCGSNAGIQSDVVRDGAYAGDINVSEPDLRHLANNRMCLANISHGSIVIEGDFRVSEFGKWCGSGYIQAWNGTDHLYALHLRNGSVQHYDGDHHNFSADARAEPDTWYHVRVVLDTHNATEHAWLDGEYLGSAPMRFADGSPVPEDVIFDDFALIGSSAWYSGDPHHFYADNVVVRRYEPAPPVLSYGDGS, encoded by the coding sequence ATGAATCACGGCTGGGTCGTCCTCGTCGGAGGGGTCATCGCGTTGCTCCTCATCGCGCCTGCCGGTGCCGTCCCGGCGATTACTGCAAACGTCACGTACGCCGGGGTCCCCGCCGCCGTCAACTTCACGGATACATCCGGGATCGTCGACGTGGTCTCCCGGACCTGGTCCTTCGGCGACGGGACGGCACAGAACATCCCCGGCGCTCAAGAGCGATCGGTGGTGCATGCCTATCCGGACCCGGGCTCCTACAACGTGACGCTCTCGATAGCGACCTTCTCATCCGTCGTAACCACCACGGCGACCGTCGAGACCTTCGCCCACCGGCAGGCGGTCCCGGTCGAGAACCCCTCCGGCGTCGACGGCCTTGCGGTCCTCTTCAACGCCACCCATCTCCCGGGGATGCAGCCGGACTTCGCCGACATCCGCTTTACGGACGGGGCCGCCATCCCCTACTGGATCGAAAACGTCACAGAGGGGTCCCACGCCCGCGTCTGGCTCGCCCTCCCGGCGAACGCGACGGCGGTCACGATGGTCTACGGCAACCCGGAGGCCCGGGACGCCGGCGACCCCGACGCCGTCTTCCTCTTCTTCGAGGACTACGAGAGGGGAGATCTCTCGCGGTGGTCGTTCTGCGGTTCGAACGCCGGGATTCAGTCCGACGTCGTCCGCGACGGTGCATACGCCGGGGATATCAACGTCTCCGAGCCGGACCTGCGCCACCTCGCCAACAACCGGATGTGCCTCGCGAACATCTCACACGGATCGATCGTCATCGAGGGCGACTTCCGGGTCAGCGAGTTCGGGAAGTGGTGCGGTTCGGGCTACATCCAGGCCTGGAACGGGACCGACCACCTGTATGCCCTCCACCTCAGGAACGGCTCCGTGCAGCACTACGACGGCGACCACCACAACTTCTCCGCCGACGCCCGGGCAGAACCCGATACCTGGTACCACGTCAGGGTCGTCCTGGACACGCACAACGCCACCGAGCACGCCTGGCTGGACGGCGAGTACCTGGGGAGTGCACCCATGCGGTTTGCCGACGGATCGCCGGTCCCGGAGGACGTGATCTTTGACGACTTCGCGCTGATCGGGTCTTCCGCGTGGTACTCCGGCGATCCGCACCACTTCTACGCCGACAACGTCGTCGTCAGGCGGTACGAGCCCGCCCCGCCGGTGCTCTCGTATGGGGACGGTTCATAG
- a CDS encoding NAD(P)/FAD-dependent oxidoreductase: protein MNDVIVIIGGGPAGLFCGLQAAGDGRDVIVFEKKPAPGRKLLVAGSGQCNITHDGEIADFSSHYGDHGAFLRPALMNFTNRDLVAFFADRGLRMKAEPEGKVFPETRKSAAVLAVLLAECAARGVEIRCDDPVRDVERDNDVFIVRTAKATVRAGVLVLATGGASYPATGSTGDGYAFARSLGQPTTEVAPALAPVYVEDYPFADLAGISFQNLTFTVYRDGKLVGRHTGDLLLTHTGLSGPGILDASRSIRPGDVLRVAFLPEAEAVRKRLTDAVAAGGARQVKTVLGDLDLPERFARRLLDLAGVPAGETCARLTKKARNALAASLAEFPFRVERLGGFNEAMVTRGGVALEGIDKKTMASKTVENLYCIGEVLDIDGDTGGYNLQAAFSTAALAARHIAGLHEPR from the coding sequence GTGAACGACGTTATCGTGATCATCGGGGGAGGCCCCGCCGGGCTCTTCTGCGGCCTGCAGGCGGCGGGGGATGGGCGGGACGTCATCGTCTTCGAGAAGAAACCCGCGCCGGGACGAAAACTCCTGGTTGCCGGGTCGGGACAGTGCAACATCACCCACGACGGAGAGATCGCCGATTTTTCCTCGCACTACGGCGACCACGGGGCGTTCCTCCGGCCCGCGCTGATGAACTTCACGAACCGGGATCTCGTCGCCTTCTTTGCCGATCGCGGTCTTCGTATGAAAGCCGAACCGGAGGGTAAGGTCTTCCCGGAGACCCGGAAGTCCGCCGCCGTCCTCGCCGTCCTCCTCGCGGAGTGCGCCGCCCGCGGGGTGGAGATCCGGTGCGATGACCCCGTCCGTGACGTCGAGCGCGATAACGACGTCTTCATCGTCCGGACGGCGAAGGCGACCGTCCGGGCCGGGGTCCTCGTCCTCGCCACCGGCGGGGCCTCCTACCCCGCGACCGGCTCGACCGGGGACGGCTACGCGTTCGCCCGGTCCCTCGGGCAGCCGACGACAGAGGTCGCCCCGGCGCTTGCCCCGGTCTACGTCGAGGACTACCCGTTCGCCGACCTTGCCGGGATATCGTTTCAGAACCTCACCTTCACCGTCTACCGGGACGGGAAGCTGGTCGGCCGCCACACCGGCGATCTCCTGCTGACGCACACCGGGCTCTCGGGCCCGGGGATACTCGACGCTTCCCGCTCCATCCGCCCGGGCGACGTCCTCCGGGTCGCGTTCCTTCCGGAGGCGGAGGCGGTGCGAAAGCGCCTCACCGACGCGGTCGCGGCGGGCGGGGCCCGGCAGGTGAAGACCGTCCTCGGCGACCTCGACCTCCCGGAACGGTTCGCCCGGCGGCTGCTCGACCTCGCCGGGGTTCCGGCGGGAGAGACCTGCGCCCGGCTCACGAAGAAGGCCCGGAACGCCCTCGCCGCATCTCTCGCGGAGTTCCCGTTCAGGGTGGAGAGGCTCGGCGGATTCAACGAAGCGATGGTGACGAGGGGCGGAGTAGCCCTCGAAGGAATCGACAAAAAAACGATGGCGTCAAAGACCGTCGAAAACCTCTACTGCATCGGCGAGGTGCTCGATATCGACGGCGACACCGGGGGCTACAACCTCCAGGCCGCGTTCTCCACCGCAGCCCTCGCGGCACGGCACATCGCCGGCCTTCACGAACCCCGGTGA
- a CDS encoding rubredoxin: protein MQTPRCSICGHVRDEKTGDADVPPGTAFEDPSDDWRCPVCLAEKSRFTPFVSPLARPGL from the coding sequence ATGCAGACCCCCCGTTGCTCGATCTGCGGACATGTCCGCGACGAAAAGACCGGAGATGCGGATGTTCCGCCGGGAACTGCGTTTGAGGACCCCTCCGACGACTGGCGCTGCCCGGTCTGCCTCGCGGAGAAGAGCAGGTTCACCCCGTTCGTGTCTCCTCTCGCGAGACCCGGGCTCTGA
- a CDS encoding transglutaminase-like domain-containing protein — protein sequence MVWSIINAILLLSILIPQGHLVYDGGGANPGISAAGVTSVDEIALLSASPEALRDSSPDALIDRVGRRTFACVDGSPRLFPVGLNATLAYGVGDCTDLALLRAEVLRRNGIPARPVHGLMVWNAETFRTDALHVEVFGKGVAVHDWVELGDGRTMGAYEGVPGIRCVKTGNGVCFQPVFEALGYLERGPAPV from the coding sequence GTGGTTTGGAGCATTATTAACGCGATTCTTCTCCTCTCAATCCTTATCCCGCAGGGGCACCTGGTCTACGACGGCGGAGGAGCCAACCCCGGGATCAGCGCCGCCGGGGTGACTTCGGTAGACGAGATCGCCCTCCTTTCCGCATCTCCCGAAGCCCTCCGGGACTCTTCCCCCGACGCGCTCATCGACCGGGTGGGCCGGAGAACGTTTGCCTGCGTCGACGGCTCCCCCCGCCTCTTCCCGGTGGGCCTCAACGCGACCCTTGCCTACGGGGTAGGCGACTGCACCGACCTCGCGCTCCTTCGTGCGGAGGTCCTTCGCCGGAACGGGATCCCCGCCCGCCCGGTCCACGGCCTCATGGTCTGGAATGCAGAGACGTTCCGCACCGACGCCCTCCACGTGGAGGTCTTCGGGAAGGGCGTTGCCGTCCACGACTGGGTCGAACTCGGCGACGGTCGGACGATGGGCGCCTACGAAGGGGTTCCCGGGATCCGGTGCGTCAAGACCGGGAACGGGGTCTGCTTCCAGCCGGTCTTCGAGGCCCTGGGGTACCTCGAACGGGGCCCAGCCCCCGTGTAG
- a CDS encoding prenyltransferase yields MPRLEILPMDTRAIAEFIRLGRFHFLLSGFIPFTAGALLASLLGARFTPVQFLVGYAAMAAAHLSVHYSNDYFDADADRFVETTPISGGSGVLAANPDLKPAAFRAAVVLMAVSVLIGYLFVTVYAYPVVFLVFGIAGNLLGWFYTAPPLALAYHKLGEVANMVTFGLLMPGAGYFVAAGTLDAAFFAFALPLCLYGLVFITSVEIPDMEGDIAGGKRTLVARKGRIFGFSLIALAATLATAVLTLYALTGVFAPVDFRPVALVSLIPLVIALWGFSHRCAGRAGALPYAVANIVGYFAFQGLVVIYFALVATQA; encoded by the coding sequence ATGCCGCGGCTGGAGATTCTTCCCATGGACACCCGTGCCATCGCTGAGTTCATCAGACTTGGCCGGTTCCACTTCCTCCTCTCGGGGTTCATCCCGTTCACCGCCGGGGCGCTCCTCGCGTCCCTCCTCGGGGCACGGTTCACCCCGGTGCAGTTCCTCGTCGGCTACGCGGCCATGGCGGCGGCGCACCTCTCCGTCCACTACAGCAACGACTACTTCGATGCCGACGCCGACCGGTTCGTCGAGACGACGCCGATATCCGGGGGGAGCGGCGTCCTCGCCGCCAACCCGGACCTGAAACCCGCCGCTTTCCGGGCGGCCGTCGTCCTGATGGCGGTCTCGGTCCTGATCGGGTATCTCTTCGTGACCGTCTACGCCTACCCGGTCGTCTTCCTCGTCTTCGGCATCGCGGGCAACCTGCTCGGCTGGTTCTACACGGCGCCGCCGCTCGCGCTCGCCTACCATAAACTCGGCGAGGTCGCGAACATGGTCACCTTCGGTCTCCTGATGCCGGGCGCGGGCTACTTCGTCGCGGCAGGAACGCTCGATGCCGCCTTCTTCGCCTTCGCCCTCCCGCTCTGCCTCTACGGGCTCGTCTTCATCACGAGCGTCGAGATCCCGGATATGGAGGGCGACATCGCCGGGGGGAAGCGGACCCTCGTCGCCCGGAAAGGCCGCATCTTCGGGTTTTCGCTCATCGCCCTCGCTGCGACCCTCGCGACCGCGGTGCTCACCCTCTATGCCCTCACCGGAGTCTTCGCTCCCGTGGACTTCCGGCCGGTGGCGCTCGTATCCCTCATCCCGCTCGTGATCGCTCTGTGGGGGTTTTCGCACCGGTGCGCCGGGCGGGCGGGCGCTCTTCCCTATGCCGTCGCGAACATCGTGGGCTACTTCGCCTTTCAGGGGCTTGTCGTGATCTATTTCGCCCTCGTGGCCACTCAGGCCTGA